The Microcoleus sp. AS-A8 genome includes a window with the following:
- a CDS encoding SH3 domain-containing protein, whose amino-acid sequence MKLIYATLTCTLSLILFSCDSGNNSTSTLNQEPVPTETKINTSNTSTPTTKLYNASVFKKGLDFSYEAEGKVSVVGKTITVTYENKEDCDNGNIFRQQHEELFNLDTNTLTSRANQVSNCFRSELPENWIDAGSSSDRFSVTTEGSDTVIKVNALEEDGTVILENTLVVRYSSNEETKSTVQATNSTAVTSSEAVLTASDPDSQIALRANPSESSKSLGYGLVGDRVQVIEQTTTDDYTWYKV is encoded by the coding sequence ATGAAACTCATTTACGCAACATTGACCTGTACTTTGTCATTAATCTTGTTTAGCTGTGATAGCGGTAATAACTCGACTTCTACTCTCAATCAAGAACCCGTCCCGACTGAAACCAAAATCAATACTTCTAATACATCTACTCCAACTACCAAACTTTACAACGCATCTGTATTCAAGAAAGGACTGGACTTCTCTTATGAAGCGGAAGGTAAAGTATCAGTTGTTGGTAAAACTATTACTGTTACTTATGAAAATAAAGAAGATTGTGATAACGGTAATATATTCAGGCAGCAGCACGAAGAGTTATTTAACTTGGATACAAACACCTTAACCAGTCGCGCTAATCAAGTAAGCAATTGTTTCCGAAGCGAGCTTCCTGAGAATTGGATTGATGCGGGTAGTTCCTCTGATCGCTTCAGTGTCACTACAGAAGGTAGTGACACTGTTATCAAGGTTAATGCCTTAGAAGAAGATGGGACTGTAATTCTCGAAAATACGTTGGTTGTGAGGTATAGCTCAAATGAGGAGACTAAATCGACTGTACAGGCAACCAACTCAACTGCTGTAACTTCATCGGAAGCCGTCTTGACAGCTAGCGACCCTGATTCGCAGATTGCTCTCAGAGCAAATCCCTCTGAAAGTAGTAAATCTCTTGGGTATGGTCTGGTTGGCGATCGCGTGCAAGTCATCGAGCAAACAACCACTGATGACTATACCTGGTATAAAGTATAG